A window from Mya arenaria isolate MELC-2E11 chromosome 9, ASM2691426v1 encodes these proteins:
- the LOC128246273 gene encoding uncharacterized protein LOC128246273 yields the protein MLLTLYEILLTLHEMFLTLHKMLLTLHEILLTLHEMILTLHEMLLTLHEILLTLHEILLTLHEMFLTLHKMLLTLHEILLTLHEMLLTLHKILLTLHEMFLTLHKMLLTLHEILLTLHEMLLTLHKILLTLHEMLLTLHKMLLTLHEILLTLHEMLLTLHKMLLTLHEMLLTLHEMLLTLHEMILTLHDMILTLHEILLTLHELMLTLHKMLLTLHEILLSLHELMLTLHKMPLTLHDILLSLHELMLTLHKILLTLHEILLSPHEIILTPHELLLTLHELMLTLHKMLLTLHEIILTSHEMLLTLHEMIKTLHKMLPTLHKILLSPHEMILTLHKMLLTTILP from the coding sequence ATGCTCCTAACACTGTATGAGATACTCCTAACCCTGCATGAGATGTTCCTAACACTGCATAAGATGCTCCTAACACTGCATGAGATACTCCTAACACTGCATGAGATGATCCTAACACTGCATGAGATGCTCCTAACACTGCATGAGATACTCCTAACCCTGCATGAGATACTCCTAACCCTGCATGAGATGTTCCTAACACTGCATAAGATGCTCCTAACACTGCATGAGATACTCCTAACACTGCATGAGATGCTCCTAACACTACATAAGATACTCTTAACCCTGCATGAGATGTTCCTAACACTGCATAAGATGCTCCTAACACTGCATGAGATACTCCTAACACTGCATGAGATGCTCCTAACACTACATAAGATACTCCTAACCCTGCATGAGATGTTGCTAACACTGCATAAGATGCTCCTAACACTGCATGAGATACTCCTAACACTGCATGAGATGCTCCTAACACTGCATAAGATGCTCCTTACACTGCATGAGATGCTCCTAACACTGCATGAGATGCTCCTAACACTGCATGAGATGATCCTTACACTCCATGATATGATCCTAACACTGCATGAGATACTCCTAACACTCCATGAGCTGATGCTGACACTGCATAAGATGCTCCTAACACTGCATGAGATACTCCTATCACTCCATGAGCTGATGCTGACACTGCATAAGATGCCCCTAACACTGCATGATATACTCCTATCACTCCATGAGCTGATGCTAACACTGCATAAGATTCTCCTAACACTGCATGAGATACTCCTATCACCCCATGAGATTATCCTAACACCCCATGAGTTGCTCCTAACACTGCATGAGCTGATGCTAACACTGCATAAGATGCTCCTAACACTGCATGAGATTATCCTAACATCCCATGAGATGCTCCTAACACTGCATGAGATGATCAAAACACTGCATAAGATGCTCCCAACACTGCACAAGATACTCCTATCACCCCATGAGATGATCCTAACACTACATAAAATGCTCTTAACAACAATACTGCCTTAG
- the LOC128203279 gene encoding protein brambleberry-like, giving the protein MMKNCMIRNQFFFIFTVFVLFSSSQALFDWIFGAKSERSSDGNVVMRSSGLKFEVQTADDKFLQLKDVIENLSELDSCNHIVVYKLKKRCGDLSEEDLGKLAVQLLNCQSSVEQRPIYPCTDEMELAECTKDMDSTTWNSYQIVNNRARALCYATQQQQFRRLAEVTVNELMSSAHGQLQFLKELQDGQDHLQQMTSQTVRELYESQKDLLGTQQTLRSAQDGVLEQIHGNMLELKHEKAMIAAGNKELADLSENIREKLDKATEHLQKQEATQFESHEKIVADLTHIQQKSHDALNKLDQSSEHLLQNHEEMVGHYERMYTNMVRINSTVVNLLATVNMMQRHLDERINWFSTLLHMADDKLSILTCGALHISYFLFAALAASFLQAPPATRVALFTLVSLNATMEIQCGHSLDFASITLFLFFVCGVNYVYIWWKRKHRQNSASDPPYFLSGSLPAPGQTGSQDAEETNQSPDTTTAGSPHDIPLSPVEIKQLTTNLGRLYHSLNESVASETSPGPRGDRSSKTADHSSHLDRPSTSAFTPYRRPEQARPDSSTVTMQRDDIAKVKRYLENLDENTSVSEFDMSETRNNSGARFRHSTPHRPASRGSSSTNRSYCQGITKTGTPCRSGCTNGSEFCHRHRGQGSAT; this is encoded by the exons ATGATGAAAAACTGCATGATCCGAAACcaattctttttcattttcacagtttttgttttgttttcatcatcgcaAGCATTATTTGATTGGATCTTTGGCGCTAAATCCGAAAGATCATCAGACGGAAATGTGGTGATGAGAAGTTCCGGACTGAAATTTGAAGTGCAAACCGCCGATGATAAATTTCTGCAGTTGAAGGATGTCATCGAAAACTTATCAGAGTTGGATTCATGTAACCACATT GTAGTGTACAAATTAAAGAAGCGATGTGGCGATCTGTCAGAAGAAGACCTAGGCAAACTGGCCGTGCAGCTCCTAAACTGTCAGTCATCCGTGGAACAGAGACCAATATACCCATGCACAGATGAAATG GAGCTGGCAGAATGTACAAAAGATATGGACTCCACGACGTGGAACTCGTACCAGATAGTGAACAACCGAGCGAGGGCGCTGTGTTATGCCACCCAGCAGCAGCAGTTCCGCAGACTGGCTGAGGTGACTGTCAATGAGCTCATGTCTTCAGCACATGGACAACTGCAGTTTCTGAAAGAACTACAG GATGGGCAAGATCACCTACAACAGATGACATCGCAGACTGTAAGAGAACTGTACGAGTCCCAGAAGGACCTCCTTGGAACACAGCAGACTCTGAGGTCGGCACAGGATGGTGTACTGGAACAGATACATGGAAATATGCTGGAGTTGAAGCACGAGAAGGCCATGATAGCTGCCGGAAATAAAGAGCTGGCAGACTTGTCTGAAAATATCAGGGAGAAGTTGG ATAAAGCCACAGAACACTTGCAGAAACAAGAGGCAACCCAGTTTGAGAGTCATGAGAAAATAGTGGCCGACCTCACACATATACAGCAGAAGTCACATGATGCTTTGAACAAACTAG ATCAGAGTTCCGAGCACCTCTTACAAAACCATGAAGAGATGGTAGGACACTATGAGCGCATGTACACCAACATGGTTCGCATCAACTCCACAGTCGTCAACCTGCTGGCCACGGTAAACATGATGCAGAGGCACCTGGATGAGAGAATCAACTGGTTCTCTACTCTTCTACATATGGCAG ATGACAAACTCTCCATTTTGACCTGTGGAGCTCTCCACATAAGCTACTTCCTGTTTGCCGCCCTAGCGGCCTCGTTCCTTCAGGCTCCACCAGCAACGAGGGTGGCATTGTTTACACTAGTTTCATTGAACGCAACCATGGAGATTCAGTGCGGACACAGTCTAGACTTCGCTTCTATAACACTGTTCTTGTTCTTTGTTTGTGGAG TAAATTATGTATACATCTGGTGGAAGAGAAAACACAGACAGAATTCAGCCTCAGATCCGCCATATTTCCTGTCCGGCTCCCTGCCTGCTCCAGGCCAGACTGGTTCTCAGGATGCAGAAGAGACTAACCAGTCACCTGACACCACCACTGCTGGTTCCCCTCATGATATACCTCTCTCACCAGTGGAAATAAAGCAGCTGACAACCAACCTTGGTAGACTGTATCACTCTT TAAATGAGAGTGTTGCATCAGAAACCTCACCAGGGCCAAGAGGTGACCGGTCAAGTAAAACAGCTGACCACTCCAGCCACCTTGACCGTCCATCCACCAGTGCGTTCACACCATACAGACGTCCGGAGCAGGCTAGACCAGACTCATCTACAGTTACAATG CAGAGAGATGATATAGCGAAGGTGAAAAGATATTTAGAGAATCTTGATGAGAACACGTCAGTCAGTGAATTTGATATGTCAGAAACAAGAAACAACAGTGGCGCAAGGTTCCGCCATTCGACACCCCACAGACCTGCATCAAG gGGATCTTCATCCACAAATCGCTCCTATTGCCAGGGGATCACAAAGACAGGCACTCCCTGTCGGTCAGGCTGCACTAATGGTTCCGAGTTCTGCCATAGACACAGAGGTCAGGGGTCAGCAACCTGa